The following coding sequences lie in one Bacteroides helcogenes P 36-108 genomic window:
- a CDS encoding DUF6686 family protein, with protein MDSILKQTSNGFISFCSKCNAYNLEFGNLFFRFTEDEFQHFCRYISSIDGEYYQRMNQNMRNARKIFLRMPLQGFYCALHREELEELKRLVDYTNIEEEVNSFQNLEHYSLN; from the coding sequence ATGGATAGCATATTGAAACAAACCTCGAACGGCTTTATCTCTTTTTGCAGCAAATGCAATGCCTACAATCTGGAATTCGGGAATTTATTCTTCAGGTTTACCGAAGACGAATTCCAACATTTCTGTCGGTATATCTCATCCATAGACGGTGAATATTATCAAAGGATGAATCAGAATATGAGGAATGCTCGCAAAATTTTCTTACGGATGCCCTTACAAGGTTTTTATTGCGCCCTTCATCGAGAAGAATTAGAAGAATTGAAACGTTTGGTAGATTATACAAATATAGAGGAGGAAGTAAATTCTTTCCAGAATTTAGAACATTACTCTTTAAACTAA
- a CDS encoding 2-hydroxyacid dehydrogenase, which translates to MASYTIAFFGSKPYDEASFNEKNKEFDFELRYYKGHLNKHNVILTQGVHAVCIFVNDTADAEVIRLMAANGVKLLALRCAGYNNVDLKAAAENGITVVRVPAYSPYAVAEYTVALMLSLNRKIPRATWRTRDGNFSLHGLSGFDMHGKTAGIIGTGKIAKKLISILRGFGMNILAYDLYPDYNFAREHQVVYTSLDELYHNSDIISLHCPLTEQTKYLINDYSIGKMKDGVMIINTGRGQLIHTNALIEGLKNKKIGSAGLDVYEEESEYFYEDQSDKIIDDDTLARLLSFNNVIVTSHQAFFTQEALSNIAQTTLQNIKDFINHKPLDNEVKL; encoded by the coding sequence ATGGCATCATATACCATCGCATTTTTTGGAAGCAAACCCTATGACGAAGCATCATTCAACGAAAAAAACAAAGAATTCGATTTTGAGCTCCGGTATTATAAAGGTCATCTCAACAAGCATAACGTCATATTGACTCAAGGTGTACATGCCGTTTGCATCTTCGTAAACGATACGGCCGACGCTGAAGTAATCCGGCTTATGGCGGCCAACGGTGTGAAACTTCTGGCACTGCGATGTGCAGGATATAATAATGTAGATCTGAAAGCAGCAGCCGAAAACGGCATCACCGTGGTCCGTGTTCCGGCCTATTCTCCCTATGCCGTAGCAGAATATACCGTCGCCCTGATGCTGTCACTCAACCGGAAGATTCCACGTGCCACATGGAGAACCCGTGACGGAAATTTCTCACTTCACGGATTATCAGGCTTTGACATGCATGGTAAAACAGCAGGCATCATCGGAACCGGAAAAATAGCCAAGAAACTAATCAGCATCCTGAGGGGATTCGGAATGAACATCCTGGCCTACGACTTATATCCGGACTATAATTTTGCCCGCGAGCACCAAGTGGTTTACACCAGCCTCGACGAACTTTACCATAATTCGGACATCATATCCCTGCACTGCCCGCTGACCGAACAGACCAAATACCTGATCAATGACTATTCCATCGGAAAAATGAAGGACGGTGTAATGATCATCAATACCGGACGAGGACAGCTTATTCACACCAATGCCTTGATAGAGGGACTGAAAAACAAAAAAATCGGATCGGCAGGATTGGACGTGTACGAGGAAGAAAGCGAATACTTCTACGAAGACCAGTCAGATAAAATCATTGATGACGACACATTGGCACGCCTGCTTTCATTCAATAATGTGATTGTCACATCCCATCAGGCTTTCTTTACGCAAGAAGCATTGAGCAATATCGCTCAGACAACATTGCAAAACATCAAAGATTTCATAAATCACAAGCCATTGGATAATGAAGTGAAGCTATGA
- a CDS encoding queuosine precursor transporter, with protein MKQKVSVPFMLLGILFNVCLIAANLLETKVIQVYGITVTAGLLVFPISYIINDCIAEVWGFRKARLIIWSGFAMNFFVVMLGLIAVALPAAPFWEGAPHFNFVFGMAPRIVAASLMAFLAGSFLNAYVMSRMKLASGGRNFSARAIWSTVVGETADSLIFFPVAFGGIIAWRELLLMMCVQVILKSMYEVVILPVTIRVVKAIKRIDGSDVYDDGISYKIWKIGDL; from the coding sequence ATGAAGCAAAAAGTATCTGTACCCTTTATGCTGCTGGGCATTCTGTTTAATGTCTGCCTGATTGCAGCCAATCTTCTTGAAACAAAAGTCATTCAGGTTTACGGCATTACCGTAACCGCAGGACTATTGGTTTTTCCTATTTCTTATATTATCAATGATTGCATAGCCGAAGTCTGGGGCTTCCGTAAAGCCCGTCTGATCATCTGGAGTGGCTTTGCCATGAATTTCTTTGTAGTGATGCTGGGGCTGATAGCCGTGGCTTTGCCGGCCGCCCCGTTTTGGGAAGGAGCCCCCCATTTCAACTTTGTGTTCGGTATGGCGCCTCGTATCGTGGCAGCCAGCCTGATGGCATTTCTGGCCGGCTCCTTCCTTAATGCCTATGTGATGAGCCGGATGAAGCTGGCAAGCGGAGGACGTAACTTTTCCGCTCGTGCCATTTGGTCAACGGTGGTGGGAGAGACGGCAGATTCTCTGATATTCTTCCCGGTGGCCTTTGGTGGCATTATAGCCTGGAGAGAGTTGCTGCTGATGATGTGCGTGCAGGTGATACTGAAATCCATGTATGAGGTAGTGATTCTGCCTGTGACGATCCGCGTGGTAAAGGCCATCAAACGGATAGACGGGAGCGATGTCTATGATGACGGGATCTCTTATAAAATATGGAAGATTGGAGATCTTTGA
- a CDS encoding HmuY family protein, whose protein sequence is MMKKLNIKQIGKGLENYILFRSVCIFTLLFCISCLSSCVDYDAEPFTGKTLPRVTGYSTGVTNDWLYFNLRTGERFNVDSPNQDISEGKQKNRIDWDLAFCGYRLRTNCGTSGIGIGGAADLGYGNYDKWTSFSQLPSDLNWVVDDSASVYVTMSQNDWNKYLIAHNLDFNQHPWFDPNKGPAKQVVSANPVLANAMSFAGPPPVYTPSFHTYVVRTADGKRYFKLQIISWYNADVEIGGNGGEVSYYIDELN, encoded by the coding sequence ATGATGAAAAAGCTCAATATAAAACAAATTGGAAAAGGACTGGAGAACTATATACTATTTCGTTCGGTCTGCATATTTACCCTTTTATTCTGCATATCATGCCTCTCGTCCTGCGTGGATTACGATGCAGAACCTTTCACGGGCAAAACTCTGCCCCGAGTAACAGGCTACAGCACCGGAGTAACTAATGACTGGCTTTACTTCAACCTCCGTACAGGCGAACGTTTTAACGTAGATTCTCCCAATCAAGATATTTCCGAAGGAAAACAAAAGAACCGTATCGACTGGGATCTGGCATTTTGCGGCTATCGCTTGCGTACCAACTGCGGTACAAGCGGCATAGGTATAGGCGGTGCAGCCGACCTTGGCTACGGCAACTATGACAAATGGACGAGCTTCTCACAATTACCGTCCGACTTGAACTGGGTGGTGGATGACTCGGCTTCGGTCTATGTCACCATGTCGCAAAATGATTGGAACAAGTATCTGATAGCACACAATCTGGACTTCAACCAGCATCCCTGGTTCGACCCCAACAAAGGCCCTGCCAAGCAAGTGGTCAGTGCCAATCCCGTGTTGGCGAATGCCATGAGCTTCGCCGGGCCACCACCTGTTTACACACCATCTTTCCACACCTATGTGGTGCGCACAGCCGATGGAAAGCGTTACTTCAAGCTGCAAATTATCAGTTGGTATAATGCTGACGTAGAAATAGGAGGCAACGGCGGTGAAGTAAGCTATTACATTGACGAGCTGAATTAA
- the queF gene encoding preQ(1) synthase produces the protein MTELKDQLSLLGRRTEYKQDYAPEVLEAFDNKHPDNDYWVRFNCPEFTSLCPITGQPDFAEIRISYIPDIKMVESKSLKLYLFSFRNHGAFHEDCVNIIMKDLIHLMNPKYIEVTGIFTPRGGISIYPYANYGRPGTKYEKMAGHRLMTRG, from the coding sequence ATGACAGAATTAAAAGACCAGCTTTCCTTATTGGGAAGACGGACGGAGTACAAACAGGACTATGCTCCTGAGGTGTTGGAGGCTTTTGACAATAAACATCCGGACAATGATTATTGGGTGCGTTTCAACTGTCCTGAGTTCACCAGCCTTTGTCCCATTACCGGACAGCCCGATTTTGCGGAAATACGAATCAGTTACATTCCTGATATCAAAATGGTGGAAAGTAAGAGTTTGAAGCTGTATCTTTTCAGCTTCCGTAATCATGGAGCTTTTCATGAAGATTGTGTGAACATCATAATGAAAGATCTCATTCACTTGATGAACCCCAAATATATTGAAGTGACAGGTATCTTTACTCCCCGTGGCGGTATCTCTATCTATCCTTATGCCAACTATGGCCGTCCCGGTACGAAATATGAAAAAATGGCCGGACATCGTCTTATGACTCGTGGATGA
- a CDS encoding MBL fold metallo-hydrolase: MKLDYIYHSGFAIETDGVTVIIDYYKDSSEESYNKGIVHDRLLERPGVIYVLCSHFHPDHFNREILSWKTARPDLRYVFSKDILKHRRASAEDATYLNKGDIYEDENIRIEAFGSTDVGISFLIDLQGKRFFHAGDLNNWHWSEESTPQEIRKAEGDFLAEINKLQQATSSIDVTMFPVDSRIGKDYMRGAEQFVERIKTTIFAPMHFSEDYQGGNAFRQFAERKGCRFLTITHRGQRFDIEN, encoded by the coding sequence ATGAAACTTGATTACATTTATCACAGTGGCTTCGCCATTGAAACGGACGGGGTGACAGTTATCATCGACTATTACAAAGACTCTTCGGAAGAAAGCTATAATAAAGGTATCGTCCACGATCGCCTCTTGGAAAGACCGGGTGTAATCTATGTGCTTTGCTCACATTTCCATCCCGACCACTTTAACCGCGAGATTCTTTCATGGAAAACAGCGCGCCCCGACCTCCGTTACGTTTTTTCCAAAGATATTCTGAAACACCGGCGCGCTTCGGCCGAAGATGCCACATACCTCAACAAAGGTGATATTTATGAAGACGAGAATATCCGCATCGAGGCTTTCGGCTCCACCGACGTCGGCATTTCATTTCTGATAGACCTGCAGGGCAAACGTTTTTTCCATGCCGGCGATTTAAACAATTGGCATTGGAGCGAAGAATCAACCCCGCAGGAAATACGCAAGGCCGAAGGAGATTTTCTTGCCGAAATAAACAAACTGCAGCAAGCCACCTCTTCGATAGATGTAACCATGTTTCCGGTGGACAGCCGTATAGGAAAAGATTACATGCGAGGAGCAGAACAATTCGTAGAACGAATAAAAACCACTATCTTTGCGCCCATGCACTTCAGTGAAGATTATCAGGGCGGCAACGCTTTCAGGCAGTTTGCCGAACGCAAAGGATGCCGATTCCTGACCATCACGCACCGAGGACAAAGATTTGATATTGAAAATTAA
- a CDS encoding DUF4468 domain-containing protein, whose product MRNFAQLLFTLFCFCLPAILNAQDKDDSKYLAGAVPEVDGKVVFTKEFSIPGMSQDEIFDRMSNWMDARLKKNGNNSRIVLANKEKGQIVGIGDEWIVFSSSALSLDRTKIFYQLIVTCQPEKCTFGVEKIRFNYREGKEKYTAEEWITDKYAMNKSQTKLVRGLAKWRRKTVDFVDDLCSGVAESLSAADGAQEKKEEKKEEKSVANTGPMIIMPKKQVIPATPSAPQTSVTPAESATQPAATSASGQASDYKEIAPSQLQADAIQTGAGRLVIVIGEDPFNMTMMTANSGGSLGKVNGKPVIFSILSPDQPYEQVEKAKNYIIRFYPMGKTEPTVILECKKLPSPATMEGMPRTYIGEILKAMIK is encoded by the coding sequence ATGAGAAATTTCGCACAACTTCTTTTTACGTTATTCTGCTTCTGTCTTCCGGCAATCTTAAATGCACAAGACAAAGACGACAGTAAATATCTGGCCGGAGCCGTTCCTGAAGTTGACGGCAAAGTCGTATTCACCAAAGAATTCAGCATTCCGGGAATGTCTCAGGATGAAATCTTTGACCGCATGTCCAATTGGATGGATGCCCGTTTAAAGAAGAACGGCAATAATAGCCGAATCGTTCTTGCAAACAAGGAAAAAGGGCAGATTGTAGGTATAGGCGATGAATGGATTGTGTTCAGCTCAAGTGCCTTGTCATTAGACCGTACCAAGATCTTTTATCAACTGATAGTGACCTGCCAACCGGAAAAATGTACGTTTGGTGTAGAAAAAATACGATTCAACTACCGCGAAGGCAAAGAAAAATACACCGCTGAAGAATGGATTACCGACAAGTATGCAATGAACAAGTCGCAGACCAAGTTAGTGCGCGGACTTGCCAAATGGCGCAGAAAGACAGTGGACTTCGTCGATGACCTTTGCTCAGGCGTGGCCGAATCACTCAGTGCCGCCGATGGTGCTCAAGAGAAAAAGGAAGAAAAGAAAGAGGAAAAAAGCGTGGCCAACACCGGGCCAATGATTATTATGCCCAAGAAACAGGTAATACCCGCCACCCCATCGGCTCCGCAAACTTCCGTTACTCCGGCAGAATCTGCTACTCAGCCTGCTGCCACTTCAGCATCAGGCCAAGCATCGGACTATAAGGAAATAGCTCCAAGTCAACTGCAAGCCGATGCCATCCAGACCGGAGCCGGCAGACTGGTTATCGTCATAGGAGAAGACCCTTTCAATATGACTATGATGACAGCAAATTCCGGCGGTTCATTAGGTAAAGTAAATGGCAAGCCTGTCATATTCAGTATCTTGTCGCCCGACCAACCTTATGAACAAGTGGAAAAAGCAAAGAATTATATAATCCGCTTCTACCCCATGGGCAAAACAGAACCTACCGTTATATTAGAATGCAAAAAACTGCCTTCGCCTGCAACAATGGAAGGTATGCCACGTACATACATAGGAGAAATTTTAAAAGCAATGATTAAATAA
- a CDS encoding PepSY-associated TM helix domain-containing protein — protein sequence MKKITWRKHHKWLGLLFCFFMLMFCLSGIVLNHRSTVAEMNISRKWLPASYHFKNWNGGLLRGTLCYRETNSRSGILLYGNSGIWKTDSCASTFTDFNNGLPEGMDFRNIRGIVQTPTGELFAAGAFGLFRYGMHNSWQAIPLALEEGERLTDIICKGDTLIVAGRSRLYSAMPPYNNFCPLQIKAPEGYSGKVSLFRTIWMLHSGELFGIFGKLLMDTVAVILIMLCLTGVLYWLLPRYIHRLRKAGYNVTGSMHLLRSSLAWHDKIGRTTIILTLFICITGWCLRPPLLIALAQSSIPAIPGTSIHSSNAWHDKLRMLRYDDLQGDWLLSTSEGFYALNTLNSIPVKVKKAPPVSVMGMNVWQRDARGNWLCGSFSGMYVWNRQSASSTDYFTGAPAPEKAGAPFGQKAITGYSADFPLRECIAEYYTGTPFAPMPKQLSYLPMSLWNLALEIHTGRIYTFLGQGTLIFIFFAGGLAVWCLWSGYKIRKRKFAN from the coding sequence ATGAAGAAAATCACTTGGAGAAAACATCATAAATGGCTGGGATTACTGTTCTGCTTCTTCATGCTGATGTTTTGTCTGTCCGGCATTGTGCTGAACCACCGTTCCACGGTAGCGGAAATGAACATCAGCCGAAAGTGGCTGCCCGCAAGCTACCATTTCAAAAACTGGAACGGAGGGTTGTTGCGTGGTACACTCTGCTACCGGGAAACGAATTCCAGATCCGGCATATTGCTTTACGGAAATAGCGGAATCTGGAAAACAGATTCTTGTGCCTCTACCTTTACAGACTTCAACAACGGCTTGCCCGAAGGTATGGACTTCCGCAATATACGAGGAATTGTACAGACACCTACAGGTGAATTGTTTGCAGCAGGAGCTTTCGGGCTTTTCCGTTATGGCATGCACAACAGTTGGCAAGCAATCCCTCTCGCATTGGAAGAAGGCGAACGGCTGACAGACATCATCTGCAAAGGAGACACACTGATAGTGGCAGGACGTTCCCGCCTTTACTCTGCCATGCCACCTTACAATAACTTCTGTCCGCTGCAAATAAAAGCTCCTGAAGGCTACAGCGGCAAGGTGTCGCTCTTCCGTACTATCTGGATGCTGCATAGTGGTGAATTATTCGGCATTTTCGGTAAGTTGCTGATGGACACCGTAGCTGTGATACTCATCATGCTCTGCCTCACGGGTGTACTCTATTGGCTGCTCCCCAGATATATCCACAGACTCCGGAAAGCCGGGTACAATGTGACCGGAAGTATGCATCTTTTAAGGTCCTCACTTGCATGGCACGATAAGATAGGACGAACCACTATTATCCTAACTCTTTTCATCTGCATTACAGGTTGGTGTCTGCGCCCACCCCTGCTGATAGCATTGGCACAAAGCAGTATCCCCGCCATTCCGGGCACTTCAATCCACAGCTCCAATGCATGGCATGATAAACTCCGTATGTTGCGGTATGACGACCTTCAGGGAGACTGGCTACTCTCCACCTCAGAGGGTTTCTATGCACTGAATACACTTAACAGTATTCCCGTCAAAGTGAAGAAAGCCCCTCCGGTCAGCGTAATGGGCATGAATGTATGGCAACGGGATGCCCGCGGCAACTGGCTGTGCGGTTCATTCAGCGGTATGTACGTATGGAACAGGCAATCAGCCTCCTCTACCGATTACTTCACCGGAGCGCCTGCACCCGAAAAAGCGGGAGCACCCTTCGGACAAAAAGCAATTACGGGATATAGTGCTGATTTCCCCCTCAGAGAGTGCATTGCCGAATACTATACCGGTACACCGTTTGCCCCCATGCCGAAGCAACTGTCATATCTACCCATGTCTCTCTGGAATCTGGCTTTGGAAATACACACGGGACGCATTTACACTTTCTTGGGACAAGGTACGTTGATATTCATCTTCTTTGCAGGAGGGCTTGCGGTGTGGTGTCTGTGGAGTGGATACAAGATAAGAAAGCGCAAATTTGCCAACTGA
- the queC gene encoding 7-cyano-7-deazaguanine synthase QueC: protein MNKVNKDAALVVFSGGQDSTTCLFWAKREFKKVYALSFLYGQKHQKEVELAREIAHRAKVEFEVMDVSFIGKLGHNSLTDMNMAMDQEKPKDGFPNTFVPGRNLFFLSVAAVYARERGISHIVTGVSQTDFSGYPDCRDVFVKSLNVTLNLAMDEQFVLHTPLMWIDKAETWALADELGVLDLVRHETLTCYNGVQGDGCGHCPACKLRKEGLDKYLAGKS, encoded by the coding sequence ATGAATAAAGTAAATAAAGATGCCGCCTTGGTGGTTTTCAGTGGCGGACAGGATTCAACCACCTGCCTGTTCTGGGCAAAACGTGAGTTCAAGAAGGTGTATGCGTTGAGTTTTCTATATGGTCAGAAGCATCAGAAAGAGGTGGAGCTGGCGCGTGAGATAGCCCATAGGGCCAAAGTGGAATTTGAAGTGATGGATGTGTCTTTTATTGGTAAGTTGGGGCATAATTCACTGACAGATATGAATATGGCAATGGATCAGGAGAAGCCGAAGGATGGTTTTCCGAATACTTTTGTGCCGGGGCGTAATCTTTTTTTTCTGAGTGTGGCTGCTGTTTATGCCCGCGAACGGGGCATTAGCCATATTGTGACCGGAGTTTCACAGACAGACTTTAGTGGCTATCCAGATTGTAGGGATGTCTTTGTCAAGTCACTTAATGTAACGTTAAACCTTGCGATGGACGAACAGTTCGTACTTCATACTCCGTTGATGTGGATTGACAAGGCTGAAACTTGGGCGTTGGCCGATGAATTGGGAGTGCTTGACTTGGTTCGCCATGAAACACTTACGTGCTATAATGGTGTTCAGGGTGATGGCTGTGGGCATTGTCCCGCTTGTAAATTGCGCAAGGAAGGATTGGATAAATATTTGGCAGGCAAATCATAA
- the eno gene encoding phosphopyruvate hydratase, with protein sequence MKIEKIVAREILDSRGNPTVEVDVILECGIMGRAAVPSGASTGEHEALELRDGDKKRYGGKGTLKAVENVNKIIAPTLIGRSVLEQRGIDHKMLELDGTPTKSQLGANAILGVSLAVAKAAAAYLDIPLYRYIGGVNTYVMPVPMMNIINGGSHSDAPIAFQEFMIRPVGASSFREGLRMGAEVFHALKKVLHDRGLSTAVGDEGGFAPALAGTEDALDSIMSAIKAAGYEPGKDVKIGMDCASSEFFRNGIYDYTIFEGENGKKRTADEQITYLEELINKYPIDSIEDGMSENDWEGWKKLTERIGNRCQLVGDDLFVTNVEFLEKGIAMGCANSILIKVNQIGSLSETLDAIEMAHRHGYTTVTSHRSGETEDATIADIAVATNSGQIKTGSLSRSDRMAKYNQLLRIEEELGELAVYGYKRIK encoded by the coding sequence ATGAAAATTGAAAAAATCGTAGCCCGTGAGATTCTTGATTCACGCGGCAACCCCACAGTAGAGGTGGACGTAATTTTGGAATGTGGCATTATGGGGCGCGCAGCAGTACCTTCCGGAGCTTCAACCGGTGAGCATGAGGCATTGGAACTCCGTGACGGTGACAAGAAACGCTACGGTGGAAAAGGTACACTGAAAGCCGTAGAAAATGTAAATAAGATTATCGCTCCCACCCTAATCGGCCGGTCGGTTTTGGAGCAACGTGGCATTGACCACAAAATGCTGGAGCTGGATGGCACGCCTACCAAGTCCCAATTAGGCGCCAATGCCATTCTGGGAGTTTCATTGGCAGTAGCCAAGGCAGCGGCCGCTTATCTCGACATACCTTTATACAGATACATCGGGGGTGTAAACACATATGTGATGCCTGTCCCTATGATGAACATCATCAACGGAGGTTCCCACAGTGATGCGCCCATCGCTTTTCAAGAATTCATGATTCGCCCTGTGGGTGCTTCTTCTTTCCGCGAGGGATTACGCATGGGAGCCGAAGTTTTCCATGCTTTGAAGAAAGTGTTGCATGACCGTGGCCTCAGCACTGCTGTAGGCGATGAAGGCGGCTTTGCTCCCGCATTGGCAGGCACAGAAGACGCTTTGGACTCTATCATGAGCGCCATCAAGGCCGCCGGCTATGAACCGGGCAAAGATGTAAAAATCGGCATGGATTGCGCTTCATCCGAATTCTTCAGAAACGGTATCTATGACTATACAATCTTTGAAGGTGAAAACGGAAAGAAACGTACTGCCGACGAACAGATAACTTATCTGGAGGAATTAATCAACAAATACCCGATTGATTCTATCGAAGACGGTATGAGTGAAAACGATTGGGAAGGCTGGAAGAAGTTGACTGAGCGCATAGGTAATCGTTGCCAACTGGTTGGAGATGATCTGTTTGTGACCAATGTGGAATTCCTTGAAAAAGGTATCGCCATGGGTTGTGCCAACTCGATCCTTATCAAAGTCAACCAAATCGGTTCACTCAGTGAAACACTGGATGCCATTGAAATGGCACATCGTCACGGTTACACCACCGTAACCTCACATCGTTCCGGTGAAACCGAAGATGCCACTATCGCAGACATTGCCGTTGCTACCAACAGCGGTCAGATCAAAACCGGCTCATTAAGCCGTTCCGACCGTATGGCCAAGTATAATCAATTGCTACGCATCGAAGAAGAATTGGGAGAACTTGCTGTCTATGGCTACAAAAGAATAAAATAA
- a CDS encoding OmpP1/FadL family transporter — protein MRKFLLIGIVMLIVSISTFAGGLLTNTNQHAAFLRMLSRGATTEIDGALSNPAGLAFLPKDGFYMSLSIQSAFQTRNINADYLTYSGIDAATGKPSVAPFSKYYEGKAAAPVIPSVFAAYKKGDWTISGFFAITGGGGKASFDDGLPMFESQVMAGIFKSSLDRYIANNGKTPVVTPGMYNINSAMDGKQYIYSVQLGLTYKVNEWLSAFAGGRMNYFTGGYKGYVNADLKEQFGGAELMHLALDCDQTGWGFTPVIGVDAKLGKFNFGAKYEFMTSLNIENNTKENSDQDGALAAFKHGVNTPNDIPSMLSVAAAYEFLPVLRASVEYHFYDDKSAGMAGGKQKYLTKGTNEYLAGIEWDVTKQLTLSCGGQITDYGLSDNYQGDTSFSCDSYTLGVGAKLKLTAKANLNIGYMWTNYEDYTKTSQSYNGTGLSGTNVYSRTNKVFGVSLDYKF, from the coding sequence ATGAGAAAATTCTTATTGATTGGCATTGTGATGCTGATCGTTTCAATTTCAACTTTTGCAGGAGGTCTCCTGACTAATACAAATCAACATGCTGCTTTTCTTCGTATGCTGTCTCGTGGTGCTACTACCGAAATAGACGGCGCTTTATCCAATCCCGCCGGTCTGGCCTTTTTGCCGAAAGACGGCTTCTATATGTCGCTGAGCATTCAGAGTGCATTTCAAACGAGAAATATTAATGCCGACTATTTGACATACAGTGGCATTGATGCTGCCACAGGTAAGCCTTCTGTTGCACCTTTTTCCAAATATTATGAGGGAAAGGCCGCTGCGCCTGTCATTCCCAGTGTGTTTGCGGCTTATAAGAAAGGTGATTGGACCATTTCCGGGTTCTTTGCAATCACGGGTGGAGGCGGAAAGGCATCGTTCGACGATGGTCTGCCTATGTTCGAATCACAGGTTATGGCAGGTATTTTTAAGTCCTCTTTGGATAGGTATATTGCCAACAATGGAAAGACTCCTGTTGTCACTCCCGGCATGTACAACATCAATAGTGCCATGGATGGCAAGCAATACATTTACTCCGTGCAGTTGGGGCTGACCTATAAGGTCAATGAATGGCTTTCGGCATTTGCGGGTGGCCGTATGAATTATTTCACAGGCGGATATAAGGGCTATGTGAATGCTGATCTGAAAGAGCAGTTCGGTGGTGCTGAATTGATGCACCTGGCATTGGATTGTGACCAGACCGGCTGGGGATTTACACCGGTCATCGGTGTGGATGCCAAATTAGGCAAATTTAATTTCGGAGCCAAATATGAGTTTATGACCAGCCTGAATATTGAAAACAATACGAAAGAGAATTCGGATCAGGATGGTGCGCTGGCCGCCTTCAAGCACGGTGTGAATACTCCGAATGACATACCTTCAATGCTTTCCGTGGCGGCTGCATACGAGTTCCTTCCTGTGCTGCGCGCATCTGTGGAGTATCACTTCTACGATGATAAGAGTGCTGGCATGGCGGGTGGCAAACAGAAATATCTGACAAAAGGAACGAACGAATATCTGGCGGGTATCGAATGGGACGTAACCAAGCAGTTGACGCTGAGTTGCGGAGGTCAGATTACGGACTATGGATTGTCTGACAATTATCAGGGCGATACCAGCTTCTCTTGCGATTCTTATACTTTGGGTGTAGGGGCGAAGTTGAAGCTGACTGCGAAAGCCAATCTGAATATCGGCTATATGTGGACCAACTATGAAGATTATACCAAGACTTCCCAAAGCTATAACGGTACTGGATTGAGTGGTACAAATGTGTATAGCCGCACCAATAAGGTGTTTGGAGTGAGTCTTGACTATAAGTTCTGA